The Apteryx mantelli isolate bAptMan1 chromosome Z, bAptMan1.hap1, whole genome shotgun sequence genome has a segment encoding these proteins:
- the CORO2A gene encoding coronin-2A isoform X2, which produces MSWHPLYRSSKFRHVYGKAASKDKCYDCVPITRSVHDNHFCAVNPHFIAVVTECAGGGAFLVIPVHQTGKLDPHYPRICGHKGNVVDIKWNPFNDFVIASCSEDATVKIWDIPKHLLTRNITSPKKELLGHVRRVGLIEWHPTASNILFSSGYDYKIMIWNLDTKEAVLSNPVKILDVHRDVILSMSFNTDGSLLATACRDRNIRLIDPRAGVVLQEASYKSHRVNKVLFLGNMKKLLSTGTSRWNNRQIALWDQNDLSMPLMEEDLDGSSGILFPFYDSDTHMLYIVGKGDGNIRYYEISPEKPYLNYLTEYRSPLPQKGIGIMPKRGLEVSACEIFRFYKLIPTKSLVQPISMIVPRRSESYQEDIYPLTTGAQPALTAQEWLNGVNKGQHMESSPALQLPGAWGLCWYP; this is translated from the exons ATGTCCTGGCATCCCCTGTACCGCAGCTCCAAATTCCGGCACGTCTACGGCAAGGCCgccagcaaggacaaatgctaCGACTGCGTGCCCATCACCCGCAGCGTCCACGACAACCACTTCTGCGCTGTCAACCCCCACTTCATCGCAGTGGTGACCGAGTGTGCCGGAGGTGGGGCCTTCCTCGTGATCCCTGTTCATCAG acgGGCAAGCTTGACCCACATTATCCCAGAATATGTGGGCACAAAGGGAACGTTGTGGACATCAAGTGGAACCCGTTCAATGATTTCGTAATAGCTTCATGTTCGGAAGATGCCACT GTTAAAATCTGGGACATCCCCAAGCACTTGCTAACAAGAAACATCACAAGTCCGAAGAAGGAGCTTCTTGGGCACGTACGAAGAGTAGGCCTCATTGAGTGGCATCCCACTGCCAGTAACATCCTCTTCAGCTCTGGCTATGACTACAAG ATAATGATCTGGAACCTCGACACCAAGGAGGCCGTCCTCTCGAACCCAGTGAAGATCCTTGATGTTCACAGAGATGTGATCCTCTCCATGTCATTCAACACAGATGGCAGTCTCCTTGCCACAGCCTGCCGGGACAGAAATATTCGTCTGATAGACCCTCGTGCAGGAGTAGTCCTACAA GAAGCCAGCTACAAGTCTCACAGAGTCAATAAAGTCTTGTTTCTTGGAAACATGAAAAAGCTGCTCTCTACTGGAACATCTCGGTGGAATAATAGGCAGATTGCATTATGGGATCAA AATGACCTTTCCATGCCTTTAATGGAGGAGGATCTGGATGGCTCCTCGGGGATCCTGTTTCCCTTCTACGACTCAGACACACACATGCTTTACATTGTGGGAAAG GGTGATGGAAATATACGGTACTATGAGATAAGCCCTGAGAAACCGTACCTGAACTACCTGACGGAATATCGTTCTCCTTTACCACAGAAGGGAATTG GAATAATGCCAAAGAGAGGCCTTGAAGTGTCAGCCTGTGAGATTTTCCGTTTCTACAAACTGATCCCAACTAAAAGTCTGGTTCAGCCCATCTCCATGATTGTGCCTCGACGG TCGGAGTCATACCAGGAAGACATCTACCCCTTGACTACTGGAGCCcagccagcactgacagcacaagaGTGGCTGAACGGAGTTAACAAAGGTCAGCACATGGAGAGCAGCCCAGCCCTTCAGCTCCCCGGGGCTTGG GGCCTCTGCTGGTATCCTTGA
- the CORO2A gene encoding coronin-2A isoform X1 encodes MSWHPLYRSSKFRHVYGKAASKDKCYDCVPITRSVHDNHFCAVNPHFIAVVTECAGGGAFLVIPVHQTGKLDPHYPRICGHKGNVVDIKWNPFNDFVIASCSEDATVKIWDIPKHLLTRNITSPKKELLGHVRRVGLIEWHPTASNILFSSGYDYKIMIWNLDTKEAVLSNPVKILDVHRDVILSMSFNTDGSLLATACRDRNIRLIDPRAGVVLQEASYKSHRVNKVLFLGNMKKLLSTGTSRWNNRQIALWDQNDLSMPLMEEDLDGSSGILFPFYDSDTHMLYIVGKGDGNIRYYEISPEKPYLNYLTEYRSPLPQKGIGIMPKRGLEVSACEIFRFYKLIPTKSLVQPISMIVPRRSESYQEDIYPLTTGAQPALTAQEWLNGVNKGPLLVSLRPGSGAVNSLPQFLEPEPLLKTTAPSQNWDRGGRMPLEEKQRRSEVQDSRNQLKVEETLLKKEQMRLSNGFDIFECPPPKTENELLQMFYRQQEEIRRLRELVNQRDIQIKQLELELRNVCKDAGRY; translated from the exons ATGTCCTGGCATCCCCTGTACCGCAGCTCCAAATTCCGGCACGTCTACGGCAAGGCCgccagcaaggacaaatgctaCGACTGCGTGCCCATCACCCGCAGCGTCCACGACAACCACTTCTGCGCTGTCAACCCCCACTTCATCGCAGTGGTGACCGAGTGTGCCGGAGGTGGGGCCTTCCTCGTGATCCCTGTTCATCAG acgGGCAAGCTTGACCCACATTATCCCAGAATATGTGGGCACAAAGGGAACGTTGTGGACATCAAGTGGAACCCGTTCAATGATTTCGTAATAGCTTCATGTTCGGAAGATGCCACT GTTAAAATCTGGGACATCCCCAAGCACTTGCTAACAAGAAACATCACAAGTCCGAAGAAGGAGCTTCTTGGGCACGTACGAAGAGTAGGCCTCATTGAGTGGCATCCCACTGCCAGTAACATCCTCTTCAGCTCTGGCTATGACTACAAG ATAATGATCTGGAACCTCGACACCAAGGAGGCCGTCCTCTCGAACCCAGTGAAGATCCTTGATGTTCACAGAGATGTGATCCTCTCCATGTCATTCAACACAGATGGCAGTCTCCTTGCCACAGCCTGCCGGGACAGAAATATTCGTCTGATAGACCCTCGTGCAGGAGTAGTCCTACAA GAAGCCAGCTACAAGTCTCACAGAGTCAATAAAGTCTTGTTTCTTGGAAACATGAAAAAGCTGCTCTCTACTGGAACATCTCGGTGGAATAATAGGCAGATTGCATTATGGGATCAA AATGACCTTTCCATGCCTTTAATGGAGGAGGATCTGGATGGCTCCTCGGGGATCCTGTTTCCCTTCTACGACTCAGACACACACATGCTTTACATTGTGGGAAAG GGTGATGGAAATATACGGTACTATGAGATAAGCCCTGAGAAACCGTACCTGAACTACCTGACGGAATATCGTTCTCCTTTACCACAGAAGGGAATTG GAATAATGCCAAAGAGAGGCCTTGAAGTGTCAGCCTGTGAGATTTTCCGTTTCTACAAACTGATCCCAACTAAAAGTCTGGTTCAGCCCATCTCCATGATTGTGCCTCGACGG TCGGAGTCATACCAGGAAGACATCTACCCCTTGACTACTGGAGCCcagccagcactgacagcacaagaGTGGCTGAACGGAGTTAACAAAG GGCCTCTGCTGGTATCCTTGAGACCAGGCTCTGGAGCTGTGAATTCCTTACCGCAGTTTCTTGAGCCTGAGCCACTCCTGAAAACTACAGCCCCAAGCCAAAACTGGGACCGGGGAGGAAGGATGCCACTGGAGGAGAAGCAGAGGAGAAGTGAGGTCCAAGACAGCAGGAACCAGCTAAAAGTGGAAGAGACATTGCTGAAAAAAGAGCAAATGCGCCTGTCCAATGGCTTTGACATATTTGAGTGTCCACCACCAAAAACTGAAAATGAG CTCTTGCAGATGTTTTACCGACAACAGGAAGAAATCCGGAGACTACGTGAGCTGGTAAACCAGAGAGACATCCAAATTaaacagctggagctggagctcagAAACGTCTGCAAGGATGCAGGCAGGTACTGA